Proteins from one Anastrepha obliqua isolate idAnaObli1 chromosome 2, idAnaObli1_1.0, whole genome shotgun sequence genomic window:
- the LOC129237950 gene encoding uncharacterized protein LOC129237950: MTQVPIDKLLMTLSVLLTSPENYIQLNSQYVNVARFGANNNAAGVCKLQEMRNLSSVIDAAMGNQLKIDERVNNILVDLQTIVNRLSNTEVIDCERYRASEIIIKLPNLETAFTMLNVSSMFGENWLLIAHRQANGQLFLNTKTELLENGIGELRSEYFIGFEKLRAITESHLCELLFIESRNSCDIWLFDYYKAVAFSADNKVKMLGDYRTNRLEANKNLTAHLQAVNERLALKSDSHVRIFLRIRTLDTEPDLF, encoded by the exons atgaCTCAAGTGCCAATCGACAAGTTGCTGATGACGCTAAGTGTTTTACTAACATCACCCGAAAACTACATACAACTAAACTCTCAATATGTGAATGTAGCCAGATTTGGTGCTAATAAT AATGCAGCGGGAGTCTGCAAGTTGCAAGAAATGAGGAACCTGAGCAGCGT CATAGACGCAGCGATGGGCAATCAATTGAAAATAGACGAAAGAGTCAATAACATTTTGGTAGATCTGCAAACAATTGTAAATCGGTTAAG TAACACCGAGGTGATTGACTGTGAGAGATATCGAGCGAGTGAAATCATCATTAAGTTACCCAACTTGGAAACTGCTTTTACTATGTTGAACGTGTCTAGTATGTTTGGTGAAAATTGGCTATTGATCGCTCATCGACAAGCTAATGGCcaattgtttttgaatacaaaaacaGAATTACTGGAAAACGGCATCGGTGAACTGCGATCTGAATATTTCATTGGTTTTGAAAAGTTGCGCGCCATAACCGAAAGTCATCTGTGCGAGTTGCTTTTCATTGAGTCCCGTAATTCATGTGATATCTGGTTGTTCGATTATTACAAAGCTGTTGCTTTTAGTGCTGATAATAAAGTGAAAATGCTTGGTGACTATAGAACTAATCGCTTAGAGGCAAATAAGAACTTAACGGCACATTTGCAAGCGGTTAATGAGAGATTGGCATTAAAATCGGATTCTCACGTTAgaatatttttgagaataagAACATTAGATACAGAGCCTGATCTATTTTGA
- the LOC129238626 gene encoding uncharacterized protein LOC129238626, which produces MPLEHIVTAMSCLLSTCGNSNSTALMMNSVVSKPLDDVWGVGCKRQAVDLTNKLNTLLSNQQKVNDILNKLESSVKELESIMASNGIDMKRAKREVADAFNILTFPRFDGNGSTESTQKMQINKDMRSYLDGCGNN; this is translated from the exons ATGCCTTTGGAACATATTGTCACGGCAATGTCTTGCTTGCTCTCGACATGCGGTAATAGCAATAGTACTGCTTTGATGATGAATTCGGTGGTATCAAAACCGCTCGACGACGTTTGGGGCGTGGGCTGCAAGAGACAGGCAGTGGACCTTACTAACAAACT CAATACCTTGCTAAGCAATCAACAGAAAGTAAACGATATACTCAATAAACTGGAGAGTAGCGTCAAGGAATTAGAAAGCATAATGGCATCGAATGGGATAGATATGAAACGCGCCAAACGTGAGGTGGCAGACGCTTTCAATATACTAACTTTTCCGAGATTCGATGGCAATGGCTCTACTGAAAGTacacaaaaaatgcaaatcaaCAAGGATATGCGATCATATTTAGATGGCTGTGGAAATAATTGA
- the LOC129237869 gene encoding uncharacterized protein LOC129237869 — translation MQQINSLERAFTVLTYFLSSKEFSHIDNQKFCNELDGPLIENIDDLILLGNKHEQTLGGIADSLLQIENDLKYNTHISIVPGQQKPMLGQPYNCSDKVSGILFCEDNRYSKNLLLIGSGKRWQLFESVEQLRKDVVCTKDCIKYSSQFFIGLNEMKKLFSANSYGVLLVFIDEDDIEHFVYVSDANVDGKKIVATDIQSSMTNFNLPDLGKSKTLATQRIKSWKLFLKKKY, via the exons atgcaacaaatcaATTCTTTGGAAAGGGCATTTACAGtacttacttattttttatcatcAAAGGAATTTTCACACATTGACAATCAAaag TTTTGCAATGAATTAGATGGTCCTTTAATTGA GAACATAGATGATCTTATATTACTGGGAAATAAACATGAGCAAACATTGGGTGGTATAGCCGACAGTCTATTGCAAATTGAAAACGATCTGAAGTATAATACacacatatctat AGTGCCTGGGCAGCAGAAACCAATGCTAGGACAGCCATATAATTGCAGTGATAAAGTGTCCGGTATACTATTTTGTGAGGACAACAGATATTCAAAAAACCTGCTTTTAATAGGAAGCGGTAAAAGATGGCAATTATTCGAATCTGTTGAACAATTGCGCAAGGACGTGGTCTGCACAAAAGATTGCATAAAATATAGTAGTCAGTTTTTCATTGGCCTGAATGAAATGAAGAAGTTGTTTAGTGCAAATTCATATGGGGTTCTCCTTGTTTTCATAGATGAAGATGATATAGAGCATTTTGTTTATGTTTCGGATGCCAATGTggatggaaaaaaaattgtggctaCGGATATTCAAAGTAGTATGACGAATTTTAACTTGCCCGATTTGGGAAAGAGTAAAACACTTGCGACACAGAGGATTAAGAgttggaaattatttttgaaaaaaaagtactaA